Proteins from one Belonocnema kinseyi isolate 2016_QV_RU_SX_M_011 chromosome 8, B_treatae_v1, whole genome shotgun sequence genomic window:
- the LOC117178356 gene encoding NADH dehydrogenase [ubiquinone] 1 alpha subcomplex subunit 6, translating to MASALRPAVRQVRPILSINESEARRRVFQLYKSWYRQVPYILADFDIPKNEKQCREKIREEFMKHAHVKDVRIIDMLVIKGQMELKETVNKWKNTPALMFYFKDTVEPKPTDFLSKFLASSQD from the exons ATGGCTTCCGCGCTTCGCCCTGCTGTTCGTCAAGTAAGGCCGATTTTATCAATTAATGAGTCTGAAGCTCGAAGAAGAGTGTTCCAATTATACAAATCTTGGTACCGTCAAGTGCCCTATATTC TGGCAGATTTCGACATTCCCAAGAATGAGAAGCAATGTAGAGAAAAAATTCGAGAAGAATTCATGAAACATGCGCATGTAAAGGATGTCAGAATTATTGATATGCTTGTTATTAAG ggACAAATGGAGTTGAAAGAAACCGTCAATAAGTGGAAGAATACCCCCGCTTTAATGTTTTACTTTAAAGACACAGTGGAGCCTAAGCCAACagattttctttcgaaattcttaGCATCAAGTCAGGATTAA
- the LOC117178355 gene encoding 60S ribosomal protein L22-like yields the protein MAPTKAVKPKAPVGKKQHLRGKSQKKKVSLKFSIDCTHPVEDNIMDVASFEKYLQERIKVNGKTGNFGNNVTLERNKMKLSVNSDVEFSKRYLKYLTKKYLKKNKLRDWLRVVSKDKETYELRYFQINSQEDEDDDDAE from the exons ATGGCTCCG ACCAAGGCCGTTAAACCTAAAGCCCCTGTGGGCAAAAAGCAACATCTTCGTGGTAAGAGCCAGAAGAAAAAGGTTTCTTTGAAGTTCTCGATTGACTGCACACATCCAGTGGAAGACAACATTATGGATGTTGCTAGTTTT GAAAAGTACCTTCAAGAACGAATCAAGGTAAACGGCAAAACCGGTAACTTTGGAAACAATGTCACTTTGGAAAGGAACAAGATGAAGTTGTCGGTCAACAGTGACGTCGAGTTTTCTAAACG GTACCTCAAGTATTTGACGAAAAAATACTTGAAGAAAAACAAACTTCGTGACTGGCTCCGAGTAGTTTCCAAAGACAAAGAGACTTACGAACTCAGGTACTTCCAGATTAACAGCCAGGAAGATGAAGATGACGACGATGCAGAGTAA
- the LOC117177643 gene encoding uncharacterized protein LOC117177643 has product MGRCVIKGCPNTHRRHALAQPRVSFYTFPKNKEFAQKWAEIVGLEKVPKSWARICSIHFRPESFRPKTWVQQQLDYLPTKGAPRLRDDAIPTENLRYEIFGGKKSKSKCLRTVPVNVEKREVTKEDSLLTVDLLCDDLSEPETSDHRMNSERTDEEIFPEPSIDTDVEIDHEDLVAKYIKEKKKVVLWKTLCQIYKERAEFAEKQLQEIMDLDNR; this is encoded by the exons ATGGGCAGATGTGTGATAAAAGGTTGTCCGAATACACATCGACGACACGCACTAGCCCAGCCAAGAGTCAGCTTTTATacattcccgaaaaataaagAGTTTGCTCAAAAATGGGCGGAAATTGTTGGTCTCGAAAAAGTGCCCAAGTCATGGG CCAGAATATGTTCGATTCATTTTCGGCCTGAATCTTTCAGACCAAAAACGTGGGTTCAACAGCAGTTGGATTATTTACCAACTAAGGGTGCTCCAAGATTACGTGATGATGCAATCCcaactgaaaatttgagataCGAAATCTTTGGAGGAAAAAAGTCGAAATCGAAATGCTTAAGAACTGTACCAGTGAATGTGGAAAAGCGGGAAGTTACGAAAGAAGACTCTCTGCTTACAGTAGACCTTCTCTGCGACGATTTGTCTGAACCAGAAACATCTGATCATAGAATGAATAGCGAACGAACGGATGAAGAGATATTTCCGGAACCTTCTATAGATACTGATGTCGAAATTGACCACGAAGATCTCGTTGCTAAATACATCAAGGAAAAAAAGAAGGTAGTTTTGTGGAAAACTCTCTGTCAAATATATAAAGAAAGGGCAGAGTTTGCCGAGAAACAACTGCAAGAGATCATGGATTTGGATAATAGATAA
- the LOC117177644 gene encoding gamma-aminobutyric acid receptor-associated protein, with translation MKFQYKEEHPFEKRKAEGEKIRRKYPDRVPVIVEKAPKAKISDLDKQKYLVPSDLTVGQFYFLIRKRIHLRPEDALFFFVNNIIPPTSATMGSLYQEHHEEDFFLYIAYSDENVYGH, from the exons ATGAAGTTCCAGTACAAGGAGGAACATCCGTTCGAGAAGAGGAAGGCTGAGGGAGAAAAGATTCGACGAAAGTATCCCGACAGGGTACCT GTGATTGTCGAAAAGGCGCCGAAAGCGAAAATCAGCGACTTGGACAAGCAAAAGTATTTAGTACCGTCCGACCTGACTGTAGGTCAATTTTACTTCTTGATTCGTAAACGAATTCATCTTCGGCCCGAGGACGCCCTcttcttttttgtaaacaacATTATTCCCCCAACCAGTGCGACAATGGGCTCGTTGTACCag GAGCACCACGAGGAGGATTTCTTCCTTTACATAGCGTATAGTGACGAGAACGTGTATGGGCACTAA
- the LOC117177642 gene encoding putative ammonium transporter 3, producing the protein MEFENNSLNDTGVNKTRYIGSPYQLSKDDSSWVISNAFIIFTMQTGFGMLESGCVSIKNEVNIMMKNVVDIVLGGLTYWIFGFGMSFGTEEPTNPFIGIGGYMIDPKVGDDNFGPACAAFIFQLSFATTSTTIVSGAMAERCNFKAYCIFSFLNTIVYCIPAGWVWGDHGFLNSMGAIDIAGSGTVHLVGGVSALACAIMLGPRLGRYDNGFETLPLGCPVNAILGLFVLWWGWLAFNSGSTYGVSGEKWQYAARAAVSTMMASMGGGLVGLFFSLSNPKKGIDILSQINGILGALVSVTGGCFLFRAWESIIVGMIGGFITCAVMPALDKLGIDDPVGASATHGASGVWGMIAIGFFADDPKPLNTTNGRKGLFKGGGWYLLGIQSLTVLCLGSWSFIISILLLWVVNKIIPIRMSMHDELIGADLMEHHIRHTKVGISRALSALRPFSGEIRLVNVIPVGQNPGHESFLTKYRNSKKLEKLMKLAIRQSRPKKSKSPLQATENNTPQLAWID; encoded by the exons ATGGAGTTTGAGAACAATAGTTTGAATGATACGGGAGTGAATAAAACTCGTTATATTGGATCACCATATCAGTTATCTAAAGATGATAGCAGTTGGGTCATTTCGAACgcctttattatttttactatgcAAACAG GTTTTGGAATGTTGGAGTCTGGTTGTGTTTCTATAAAAAACGAAGTgaatataatgatgaaaaatgttgTGGATATTGTTCTTGGAGGATTAACTTACTGGATTTTTGGATTTGGTATGAGTTTTGGAACTGAAGAGCCTACGAATCCCTTTATTGGCATTGGAGGGTATATGATAGATCCAAAAGTGGGAGATGATAATTTTGGTCCAGCTTGTGctgcttttatttttcaattgagttttgcTACTACTTCAACTACAATTGTTAGTGGTGCGATGGCTGAACG GTGTAATTTTAAAGCCTACTGCATTTTCTCTTTTCTGAATACAATTGTTTATTGTATTCCGGCTGGATGGGTCTGGGGAGATCatggttttttaaattctatgggAGCCATTGATATTGCTGGTTCCGGAACAGTTCATCTTGTTGGAGGAGTatctg ctCTTGCTTGTGCGATAATGCTTGGCCCAAGACTTGGTAGATATGATAATGGATTTGAAACCCTTCCGCTTGGCTGCCCAGTAAATGCAATTTTGGGATTGTTTGTACTATG GTGGGGTTGGCTGGCATTTAATAGTGGAAGTACCTATGGAGTGAGTGGAGAAAAATGGCAATATGCTGCCAGAGCAGCGGTTTCTACGATGATGGCTAGTATGGGTGGTGGATTAGTaggtttatttttcagtttatccAATCCTAAAAAGGGAATAGATATTTTGAgtcaaattaatggaattttaggTGCTTTAGTGTCAGTCACAG GTGGCTGCTTTCTCTTTCGTGCTTGGGAATCTATTATTGTAGGGATGATTGGAGGATTCATAACTTGTGCAGTCATGCCAGCATTAGATAAACTCGGCATAGACGATCCTGTTGGTGCTTCAGCAACACATG GAGCCAGTGGTGTTTGGGGCATGATTGCAATAGGATTTTTTGCAGATGATCCTAAACCTTTAAACACCACCAATGGTAGAAAAGGATTATTCAAAG GTGGAGGCTGGTATCTTCTGGGCATTCAAAGCTTGACGGTTCTGTGCCTTGGTAGTTGGAGTTTCATAATTTCCATTCTTTTATTATGG gtcgtaaataaaataattccaatcAGAATGTCTATGCATGATGAATTAATAGGAGCTGATTTAATGGAACATCATATAAGACACACTAAG GTTGGAATAAGTCGTGCTTTATCAGCACTCAGACCTTTCTCAGGTGAAATCCGCTTAGTGAATGTAATTCCCGTTGGTCAAAATCCAG GTCACGAAtccttcttaacaaaatataggaattcaaaaaagttagaaaaattgatGAAACTCGCAATACGTCAATCAAgaccaaaaaaatctaaatcgcCACTCCAAGCAACTGAAAATAACACACCACAACTGGCttggatagattaa